In the genome of Physeter macrocephalus isolate SW-GA chromosome 20, ASM283717v5, whole genome shotgun sequence, one region contains:
- the BAG4 gene encoding BAG family molecular chaperone regulator 4 isoform X2 — translation MYPQQDCQTEAAPLRGQVPGYPASQNPGMSVPHYPYGDGSRSVPQPGPTVRSQEDSWAPPGAYGMGARYPWPSAAPSAPPGSLYVSESASAWPSSGSPRPPPSPPAPQPKDSSYPYSQSDQGVNRHNFPCSVHQYESSGTVNNDNSELLDSQVQYSAEPQLYGNATNEHPSNQDQSNNLPEECLSSDEGTPPSIKKIIHVLEKVQYLEQEVEEFVGKKTDKAYWLLEEMLTKELLELDSVETGGQDSVRQARKEAVCKIQAILEKLEKKGL, via the exons ATGTATCCCCAGCAGGACTGCCAGACTGAAGCAGCCCCTCTTAGGGGGCAGGTTCCAGGATATCCTGCTTCACAG AACCCTGGAATGAGCGTGCCCCATTATCCTTATGGGGATGGTAGCCGTAGTGTTCCACAGCCAGGACCAACTGTACGATCCCAGGAGGACTCCTGGGCTCCTCCGGGTGCTTATGGCATGGGAGCCCGTTACCCCTGGCCTTCAGCTGCCCCCTCAGCGCCACCTGGGAGTCTCTACGTGAGCGAGAGCGCTTCAGCATGGCCAAGCAGTGGCTCTCCTCGGCCACCTCCTtcccccccagccccacagcccaAG GATTCCTCATACCCCTATAGCCAATCAGATCAAGGCGTGAACCGGCACAACTTTCCTTGCAGTGTCCATCAGTACGAGTCCTCGGGAACAGTGAACAATGATAATTCAGAGCTCTTGGATTCCCAAGTCCAATATAGTGCTGAGCCTCAGCTGTATGGTAATGCCACCAACGAACACCCCAGCAATCAAGATCAGAGTAATAATCTTCCTGAAGAGTGTTTATCTTCAGATGAAGGGACTCCCccaagtattaaaaaaatcatacatgtgCTGGAGAAGGTCCAATATCTTGAGCAAGAAGTAGAAGAGTTCGTaggaaaaaagacagacaaagcATACTGGCTTTTGGAAGAAATGCTAACCAAGGAACTTTTGGAACTGGATTCAGTTGAAACTGGGGGCCAGGACTCTGTCCGGCAGGCCCGGAAAGAGGCTGTTTGTAAAATCCAGGCCATActggaaaaattggaaaaaaaaggatTATGA
- the BAG4 gene encoding BAG family molecular chaperone regulator 4 isoform X1 has protein sequence MQGQSLNSYTNGAYGPPYPTGPGTNTASYPGAYYTSGYAQTSYSTEVPSTYRSPGNSPTPVSRWMYPQQDCQTEAAPLRGQVPGYPASQNPGMSVPHYPYGDGSRSVPQPGPTVRSQEDSWAPPGAYGMGARYPWPSAAPSAPPGSLYVSESASAWPSSGSPRPPPSPPAPQPKDSSYPYSQSDQGVNRHNFPCSVHQYESSGTVNNDNSELLDSQVQYSAEPQLYGNATNEHPSNQDQSNNLPEECLSSDEGTPPSIKKIIHVLEKVQYLEQEVEEFVGKKTDKAYWLLEEMLTKELLELDSVETGGQDSVRQARKEAVCKIQAILEKLEKKGL, from the exons AGTTTGAATTCTTATACAAATGGAGCATATGGCCCACCATACCCCACTGGCCCTGGGACAAATACTGCCTCATACCCAGGGGCTTATTACACATCCGGGTATGCTCAGACCAGTTACTCCACAGAGGTTCCAAGCACTTACCGTTCACCTGGCAACAGCCCAACCCCAGTCTCTCGTTGGATGTATCCCCAGCAGGACTGCCAGACTGAAGCAGCCCCTCTTAGGGGGCAGGTTCCAGGATATCCTGCTTCACAG AACCCTGGAATGAGCGTGCCCCATTATCCTTATGGGGATGGTAGCCGTAGTGTTCCACAGCCAGGACCAACTGTACGATCCCAGGAGGACTCCTGGGCTCCTCCGGGTGCTTATGGCATGGGAGCCCGTTACCCCTGGCCTTCAGCTGCCCCCTCAGCGCCACCTGGGAGTCTCTACGTGAGCGAGAGCGCTTCAGCATGGCCAAGCAGTGGCTCTCCTCGGCCACCTCCTtcccccccagccccacagcccaAG GATTCCTCATACCCCTATAGCCAATCAGATCAAGGCGTGAACCGGCACAACTTTCCTTGCAGTGTCCATCAGTACGAGTCCTCGGGAACAGTGAACAATGATAATTCAGAGCTCTTGGATTCCCAAGTCCAATATAGTGCTGAGCCTCAGCTGTATGGTAATGCCACCAACGAACACCCCAGCAATCAAGATCAGAGTAATAATCTTCCTGAAGAGTGTTTATCTTCAGATGAAGGGACTCCCccaagtattaaaaaaatcatacatgtgCTGGAGAAGGTCCAATATCTTGAGCAAGAAGTAGAAGAGTTCGTaggaaaaaagacagacaaagcATACTGGCTTTTGGAAGAAATGCTAACCAAGGAACTTTTGGAACTGGATTCAGTTGAAACTGGGGGCCAGGACTCTGTCCGGCAGGCCCGGAAAGAGGCTGTTTGTAAAATCCAGGCCATActggaaaaattggaaaaaaaaggatTATGA